Proteins encoded by one window of Chthonomonadales bacterium:
- the melA gene encoding alpha-galactosidase — MKIAMIGAGSIVFTRTLLNDMLGTPALRGAEFALMSPTETKLRRMEAFARRMVAENGLPASVWATTDRREAVRDADAVVCMVQVGGVEAFRTDYEIPLKYGVDQCIGDSLGPGGVLRGLRSIPVLVDIIKEMEEAARPGALLLNYTNPMAACCHALGQVSNVPFIGLCHGVQTTLDLISGYVCVPKDEIDFVCAGINHMAWFLKLEHQGRDLYPLFKARCEEPEYYVNEKVRIEVMRHFGYFMTESTGHLSEYVPWFRGSKRGLETYCDEPAFGGESGAYYKWSAVVAEKYARTDPLQFESPKLEPRSVEYCSYVLEAHETGRPFRLQGNVRNDGYITNLPQGCCVEVPVYVDREGLHPLRVGALPPQCAALNQSNVTVQALAAEAGLQGDPEHAMHAIAMDPLTSACLTLKEIREMTAEMLEAEARWLPQFAGRSLRPAPAVSIPPDVRHAEVPLDPALAIGRRFTTLITQGESARG, encoded by the coding sequence AGCCCCACGGAGACCAAGCTGCGGCGCATGGAGGCGTTCGCCCGGCGCATGGTGGCGGAGAACGGACTGCCCGCGAGCGTGTGGGCGACGACCGACCGCCGGGAGGCGGTCCGCGATGCCGATGCCGTCGTGTGCATGGTGCAGGTGGGCGGCGTCGAGGCCTTTCGCACAGACTACGAGATCCCGCTGAAGTACGGCGTGGACCAGTGTATCGGCGACTCGCTGGGGCCGGGCGGGGTGCTGCGCGGCCTGCGCAGCATCCCCGTCCTGGTGGACATCATCAAGGAGATGGAGGAGGCCGCGCGGCCCGGCGCGCTCCTGCTCAACTACACCAACCCGATGGCCGCCTGCTGCCATGCCCTGGGTCAGGTCTCCAACGTTCCCTTCATCGGGCTCTGCCACGGCGTCCAGACCACCCTGGACCTGATCTCCGGCTACGTGTGCGTGCCCAAGGACGAGATCGATTTCGTCTGCGCGGGCATCAACCACATGGCCTGGTTCCTCAAACTGGAGCACCAGGGGCGCGACCTGTACCCGCTCTTCAAGGCGCGCTGCGAGGAGCCGGAGTACTACGTCAACGAGAAGGTCCGCATCGAGGTGATGCGCCACTTCGGCTACTTTATGACGGAGAGCACCGGCCACCTGTCGGAGTACGTTCCCTGGTTTCGCGGCAGCAAGCGCGGCCTGGAGACCTACTGCGACGAGCCGGCCTTCGGCGGCGAGTCCGGCGCCTACTACAAGTGGTCGGCAGTGGTCGCGGAGAAGTACGCGAGGACCGATCCGCTGCAGTTCGAGTCGCCGAAACTGGAGCCGCGCAGCGTGGAGTACTGCTCCTACGTGCTGGAGGCGCACGAGACGGGCAGGCCCTTCCGCCTGCAGGGCAACGTGCGCAACGACGGCTACATCACCAACTTGCCCCAGGGCTGCTGCGTGGAGGTGCCGGTCTACGTGGACCGCGAGGGGCTGCACCCGCTGCGGGTGGGCGCGCTCCCGCCGCAGTGCGCCGCGCTCAACCAGAGCAACGTGACGGTGCAGGCGCTCGCCGCGGAGGCGGGCCTGCAAGGCGATCCGGAGCACGCGATGCACGCGATCGCGATGGACCCGCTCACCTCCGCCTGCCTTACGCTCAAGGAGATCCGCGAGATGACCGCGGAGATGCTGGAGGCCGAGGCGCGGTGGCTTCCGCAGTTCGCCGGCAGGTCGCTGCGCCCGGCGCCGGCGGTGAGCATCCCGCCGGACGTGCGCCATGCGGAGGTGCCGCTGGACCCCGCGCTGGCCATCGGGAGGCGGTTCACCACGCTGATCACGCAGGGCGAGTCGGCGCGGGGCTGA
- a CDS encoding DUF2961 domain-containing protein, with translation MSIGCTTLKSLVRRRDARTRRVSSYDAGGGNRDHWNIPVGETITLADLQGAGCVTHLWFTINCPDDRYHLRHLVLRAYWDGEVSPSVECPVGDFFNVGHGIARSSAALPLTTSANPEQERKLGGNMAMNCYFQMPFASGARITVTNEGTAPVLSFYFYVDYEEHDSLPEDALRFHAQWRREYRTEGSRGDLSAQGINYWSLMDEPNPRGEGNYVILEAEGAGHFVGCNLSVDNVDPTPDGLTWWGEGDDMIFIDGEETPSMIGTGSEDYLCHAWGMQNNAYPYAGTSLFEHDPDRPSRHKLTAYRFHIEDPVIFSKSLKVTIEHGHANLQNNDYSSTAYWYQTEPHRPFPALPPAVARRPRPDP, from the coding sequence ATGTCCATCGGATGCACCACGCTCAAGTCTCTCGTCCGCCGCCGCGACGCGCGCACTCGCCGCGTCTCCTCCTACGACGCCGGCGGCGGCAACCGCGACCACTGGAACATCCCGGTCGGTGAGACCATCACGCTGGCCGATCTGCAAGGGGCGGGATGCGTCACGCACCTCTGGTTCACCATCAACTGCCCCGATGACCGCTACCACCTGCGCCACCTGGTGCTGCGCGCCTACTGGGATGGGGAGGTCAGCCCCAGCGTGGAGTGCCCCGTCGGCGACTTCTTCAACGTGGGCCACGGCATCGCCAGGAGCAGCGCCGCCCTCCCGCTCACCACCTCCGCCAACCCCGAGCAGGAACGCAAGCTCGGCGGCAACATGGCGATGAACTGCTACTTCCAGATGCCCTTCGCCAGCGGCGCACGCATCACCGTCACCAACGAAGGCACCGCGCCCGTCCTGTCGTTCTACTTCTACGTGGACTACGAGGAGCACGACAGCCTTCCCGAGGACGCCCTGCGCTTCCACGCGCAGTGGCGCCGCGAGTACCGCACCGAAGGCTCCAGGGGCGATCTATCCGCGCAGGGGATCAACTACTGGTCGCTGATGGACGAGCCGAACCCCAGGGGCGAGGGCAACTACGTGATCCTGGAGGCGGAGGGAGCCGGACACTTCGTGGGCTGCAACCTCTCCGTGGACAACGTGGACCCCACGCCAGACGGGCTGACCTGGTGGGGTGAGGGTGACGACATGATCTTCATCGACGGCGAGGAGACGCCCTCGATGATCGGCACCGGCTCGGAGGACTACCTCTGCCACGCCTGGGGCATGCAGAACAACGCCTACCCCTACGCGGGCACGAGCCTGTTCGAGCACGACCCGGATCGTCCCTCGCGCCACAAGCTGACCGCCTACCGCTTCCACATCGAGGATCCCGTCATCTTCTCGAAGTCGCTGAAGGTGACGATCGAGCACGGGCACGCCAACCTGCAGAACAACGACTACAGCAGCACCGCCTACTGGTACCAGACCGAGCCGCACAGGCCGTTCCCCGCGCTGCCGCCCGCCGTGGCGCGCCGGCCGCGGCCGGACCCGTAG